DNA sequence from the Prolixibacter sp. SD074 genome:
GAAAAAAAACACGCGGCTTCCGGTACCTTCCCAGGGTAAAACTTTATGCGCCGCCGTATTTGGCCATTTTGTCTTCTATCGTAACCGGCGTTTTGCCATTGCTCTGAATTTTTACATAGGCAAGCATATTTTCCGCACCAGCAGCATAACAAGCCTCATGCACTTTTTTAACAACGCCCATCAACTCGTCGAATTCCCCCTCCATAACGGTTTCGAACGGACAAACCCGGTATTTCACACCCGATTCTTGAATGATCCGGATGGCTTCATCCACCAGATCGTACGTATCCTTTTCTTTTGCCCGCGGCAATACCTGCAAAGCCAGGTTAATCTGCTTGTTCATTGTTATTTTCTTCTTTAAGGATTTTATTCACCAGAATATCCCTCAATTCGTCGGCGTTGAATTGCTTGACATTGGTAATGAGCATATCGGTCCTGAGAAAACCGCCAATTTGGTTACACTCCATAATAATATCACGAAAGATGTTCCGCAAAGGTTCGCGGATAGGAATCATTGCAGTCAGGGCAACAAATCCTTTGTGAAATTCGATGGATTCCAATTCAGAGTCATAGCGTTCGAGCGCAAACAGAATTTCCTTTTCCAGTAAATCTTTCTGCCATGTGGTAAAAGGCCCGTCCTCCAAGGCAAACAGGGCTCCAAAATACCGGAACTTATGCCCTCGTCCACCCAAACCGGAAGAGATAAACAACGGGCGCTCCCCAAGCAATGAGCTTTCGAGCCTGATACGGCTCTCCTGGAATGCCATCTCAGTCCAATCAGCTAAATCTGATTTGTTTTCTTTCTTAAAACGCTCGATTAATCGTAAAGCTTCAATTCGCTCAATTGAGGCCAATTGTACCAGCAGCTTTTGCTTCCGGTCAACCGGAATGGTATCATCAAATAGGTTTTCTGCCTGTCCCAACACTTCAATTGCATCAAGCCCCTTCTTCATTTCGCGCGATTGACGG
Encoded proteins:
- a CDS encoding MTH1187 family thiamine-binding protein, translated to MNKQINLALQVLPRAKEKDTYDLVDEAIRIIQESGVKYRVCPFETVMEGEFDELMGVVKKVHEACYAAGAENMLAYVKIQSNGKTPVTIEDKMAKYGGA